A window of Hymenobacter aerilatus contains these coding sequences:
- a CDS encoding TldD/PmbA family protein, protein MKRRDFVGLTGLATGALFLPSIPGFGSTLVTPERLLETVDVAVKKRLADAALNAAKSAGASYADVRIGRYLNQSVFTREKQVQNIASGESQGAGVRVIANGTWGFAATNDLSEAGLAKAAQTATAIAKANSKVQKEKVILAPQKGFGEVSWKTPIVQSAFEVPIAQKVDLLLSANGKALEGGASFVNSALFQINEQKYFASTDGSYIDQDIHRIWPTFTVSAVDRSSGKFRSRQALSAPMGMGYEYLVPKAKDKIAGPAGSGLVGYKMSYDLLEDITAATREAKQKIMAKSVTPGKYDLVLDPNHLGLTIHESIGHATELDRVLGYEANYAGTSFATLDWKKQNKPYGSKVVNIVADKTQPGSLGAVGYDDEGVKAGQWDIIKDGMLVDYQKIRDQAHIVGQDHSDGCCYAQSWEDVQFQRMPNVSLKPGKAKMSVDDMVKNVDKGIYIAGRGSFSIDQQRYNFQFGGTVFYAIEKGKITGMLEDVAYQANTQEFWNSCAATCDQSDYRMFGSFNDGKGQPAQSSAVSHGSATTRFNGVNVINTARKIG, encoded by the coding sequence TTGAAAAGACGTGACTTTGTGGGCTTAACCGGCCTGGCCACCGGTGCCCTGTTCCTACCCTCTATTCCGGGCTTTGGCAGCACGCTGGTAACGCCAGAGCGGCTGCTGGAAACCGTGGACGTGGCCGTAAAAAAACGCCTAGCCGACGCCGCCCTGAATGCTGCCAAATCGGCGGGGGCCAGCTACGCCGACGTACGCATCGGCCGCTACCTCAACCAGAGCGTGTTCACGCGCGAAAAGCAGGTGCAAAACATTGCCAGTGGTGAAAGCCAGGGCGCGGGCGTGCGGGTTATTGCCAATGGCACCTGGGGCTTTGCTGCTACCAACGACCTCTCGGAGGCTGGCCTGGCCAAGGCTGCCCAAACAGCTACGGCCATTGCCAAAGCCAACAGCAAGGTGCAGAAGGAGAAGGTGATTTTGGCTCCGCAGAAGGGCTTCGGCGAGGTCTCCTGGAAAACACCTATCGTGCAGAGCGCCTTCGAGGTACCCATTGCCCAGAAGGTAGACCTGCTGCTTTCAGCCAACGGCAAGGCACTGGAGGGCGGTGCGTCGTTTGTAAACTCGGCTCTGTTTCAGATCAACGAGCAGAAGTACTTTGCTTCTACTGACGGCTCCTACATCGACCAGGATATCCACCGCATCTGGCCTACCTTCACGGTATCGGCTGTGGACCGCAGCTCGGGCAAGTTCCGCTCGCGGCAGGCCCTGAGCGCGCCCATGGGCATGGGCTACGAGTACCTGGTACCCAAGGCCAAGGATAAGATTGCGGGGCCAGCCGGCTCGGGCCTGGTAGGCTACAAGATGAGCTACGATTTGCTGGAGGATATTACCGCTGCTACCCGCGAGGCCAAGCAAAAAATCATGGCCAAATCGGTAACACCGGGCAAGTACGACCTCGTGCTCGACCCCAACCACTTGGGCCTCACCATTCACGAGAGCATTGGCCACGCCACCGAGCTGGACCGCGTATTGGGCTACGAGGCCAACTACGCCGGTACCTCGTTCGCTACCCTCGACTGGAAAAAGCAAAACAAGCCCTACGGCTCGAAGGTGGTGAACATTGTGGCCGACAAAACGCAGCCCGGCTCGCTGGGTGCCGTGGGCTACGACGATGAGGGCGTGAAAGCCGGCCAGTGGGACATCATCAAGGATGGGATGCTGGTGGACTACCAGAAAATCCGCGACCAGGCGCACATCGTGGGCCAAGACCACTCCGACGGGTGCTGCTACGCGCAATCGTGGGAAGATGTGCAGTTCCAGCGCATGCCCAACGTGAGTTTGAAACCTGGTAAGGCCAAAATGAGCGTGGACGATATGGTGAAGAACGTGGACAAAGGCATCTACATTGCCGGCCGTGGCTCGTTCTCCATCGACCAGCAGCGCTACAACTTCCAGTTTGGCGGCACCGTGTTCTACGCCATCGAGAAGGGCAAAATCACGGGCATGCTGGAAGACGTGGCCTACCAGGCCAACACCCAGGAATTCTGGAACTCTTGCGCTGCCACCTGCGACCAGTCGGATTATCGCATGTTTGGCTCCTTCAACGACGGCAAAGGCCAACCTGCGCAAAGCTCGGCCGTGAGCCACGGCTCGGCTACTACCCGCTTCAACGGCGTGAACGTGATTAACACTGCCCGCAAAATTGGGTAG
- a CDS encoding TldD/PmbA family protein encodes MAILSQSEAQAILTKVLSFSKADECEASLSGNVGGNVRTARNTISTSGASDNVSLAVESRFGKRSGVATCNQFDDATLRSCVQRAEEIARLAPESPEYMPLLGPQQYVAAPESFSQRTAAINPDYRATQVAAGMQICDQQKLSSAAFLEDSAGFRAVRNSKGLQAYQQRSGVTYSVTVRTPDGTGSGYATADYNDASKLDTSALTTTAAKKAAMSREAKAIEPGKYTVIMEPAALVANTDASLLAALMGALDARSADEGRSFLSKKGGGNKKGEKLFDERVTIYSDPTNPEIADLTFSGDGRPHQKTTWIEKGVVKNLYTSRYWAQKAGIPDIPRPNGWIMEGGTQSLEDMIKGTQKGILVTRLWYIRPVDPQTLLYTGLTRDGTFYIENGKIKHPVKNFRFNESPIIMLNNLEAIGKPVRMGGNLVPPLKIRDFTFTSLSDAV; translated from the coding sequence ATGGCAATTCTCTCCCAATCAGAAGCACAGGCCATTCTGACCAAAGTGCTCAGCTTCAGCAAGGCCGATGAGTGCGAGGCGTCGCTCTCGGGCAACGTCGGCGGCAACGTACGCACGGCGCGCAACACCATCAGCACCAGCGGTGCCTCCGACAACGTGTCGCTGGCCGTGGAGTCGCGCTTCGGCAAGCGCTCGGGCGTGGCTACCTGCAACCAGTTCGACGACGCTACCCTGCGTAGCTGCGTGCAACGTGCCGAGGAAATCGCACGGCTGGCCCCCGAAAGCCCCGAGTACATGCCCCTGCTCGGCCCGCAACAGTACGTGGCCGCTCCCGAGTCGTTCTCGCAACGCACAGCCGCCATCAACCCCGACTACCGTGCCACGCAGGTAGCCGCCGGTATGCAGATCTGCGACCAGCAAAAGCTGTCGTCGGCTGCCTTTCTAGAAGACTCGGCTGGATTCCGGGCCGTGCGCAACAGCAAGGGCCTGCAAGCCTACCAGCAGCGTAGCGGCGTAACGTATAGCGTGACGGTGCGCACGCCCGACGGCACTGGCTCGGGCTACGCCACCGCCGACTACAACGACGCCAGCAAGCTCGACACTAGCGCCCTCACGACCACAGCCGCCAAGAAAGCGGCTATGTCGCGCGAGGCGAAGGCCATTGAGCCCGGCAAGTACACTGTGATTATGGAGCCCGCCGCGCTGGTCGCCAATACCGATGCTTCGTTGCTGGCTGCGCTGATGGGTGCCCTCGATGCCCGCTCGGCCGACGAAGGTCGCTCGTTCCTGAGCAAAAAAGGCGGCGGCAACAAGAAAGGCGAAAAGCTCTTTGACGAGCGCGTGACCATCTACTCGGACCCTACCAACCCCGAAATTGCCGACCTCACCTTCTCCGGCGACGGCCGCCCACACCAGAAAACTACCTGGATTGAGAAGGGGGTAGTGAAGAACCTGTATACCTCGCGCTACTGGGCCCAGAAAGCCGGCATTCCAGATATTCCGCGCCCCAATGGCTGGATTATGGAAGGCGGCACGCAGAGCCTGGAAGACATGATTAAGGGCACGCAGAAAGGCATTCTGGTGACGCGCCTATGGTATATCCGCCCCGTAGACCCACAAACGCTGCTTTACACCGGCCTGACCCGCGACGGAACCTTCTACATCGAGAACGGCAAGATCAAGCACCCAGTGAAGAACTTCCGTTTCAACGAGTCGCCTATTATCATGCTGAACAACCTGGAGGCCATTGGCAAGCCCGTGCGCATGGGCGGCAACCTGGTGCCCCCGCTGAAAATTCGTGACTTCACCTTCACGAGCCTGTCGGACGCGGTGTAG
- a CDS encoding TldD/PmbA family protein, which yields MKRRDFVGLTGLAAGSLLLPSIPGFGSGLLVSPERLLEPGLDVALKKRLADVALNAAKSAGATYADVRIGRYLNQGIFTREKQVQNIASSESQGVGVRVIANGTWGFASTNQITDEGIAKAAQLAVAIAKANSKVQKEPVKLVPQKGYGTVSWKTPITQNAFEVPIAQKVDLLMETNAKALAGGASFVNSALFQVNEQKYFASTDGSYIDQDIHRIWPTFTVTAIDRASGKFRSRPSMSASMGLGYEYLTPSAKEKIAGPAGSDVIGYKQRYDILEDVTNATKQVKQKLTAKSVTPGKYDLVLDPHHLGLTIHESVGHPLELDRVLGYEANYAGTSFADLQWKAKNIPYGSKAVNIVADKLQPGSLGAVGYDDEGVKTKRWDLIKEGKLVDYQKIRDQAHIVGQNESDGCCYAQSWQDVQFQRMPNVSLKPGKAKLSVDDMVKGIDKGIYIAGNGSFSIDQQRYNFQFGGIVFYAIEKGKITGMLEDVAYQANTQEFWNSCAASCDESDYRLVGFFNDGKGQPSQSSAVSHGSATTRFNGVNVINTARKIG from the coding sequence TTGAAACGTCGTGATTTTGTGGGACTGACTGGCCTCGCGGCTGGCTCCCTTTTACTACCCAGCATCCCCGGTTTCGGCAGCGGCTTGTTGGTGTCACCGGAGCGCCTGCTGGAGCCCGGCCTAGACGTGGCGCTGAAAAAGCGCCTGGCCGATGTAGCGCTGAATGCCGCCAAATCGGCGGGGGCTACCTACGCCGACGTGCGCATTGGTCGCTACCTCAACCAAGGTATTTTCACCCGCGAAAAGCAGGTGCAGAACATTGCTAGCAGCGAAAGCCAAGGCGTTGGCGTGCGAGTTATTGCCAATGGCACCTGGGGCTTTGCCTCTACCAACCAGATAACCGACGAAGGCATTGCCAAAGCCGCGCAACTGGCCGTAGCCATCGCCAAGGCCAACAGCAAGGTGCAAAAGGAGCCCGTGAAGCTGGTGCCGCAGAAAGGCTACGGCACGGTGTCGTGGAAAACGCCCATCACGCAGAATGCTTTTGAGGTACCCATTGCCCAGAAGGTAGATTTGCTGATGGAAACCAACGCCAAGGCCCTGGCCGGCGGCGCGTCGTTTGTGAACTCAGCGCTGTTTCAGGTGAACGAGCAGAAGTATTTTGCTAGCACCGATGGCTCCTACATCGACCAGGATATTCACCGCATCTGGCCTACCTTCACTGTTACGGCCATCGACCGGGCTTCGGGCAAGTTCCGCTCGCGGCCTTCTATGAGTGCGTCGATGGGCCTGGGCTACGAGTATCTCACGCCCAGCGCCAAGGAGAAAATTGCCGGGCCAGCCGGCTCCGATGTAATTGGCTACAAGCAGCGCTACGACATTCTGGAAGACGTGACCAATGCCACCAAACAGGTGAAGCAGAAGCTCACGGCTAAGTCGGTGACGCCCGGCAAGTACGACCTCGTACTCGACCCCCACCACTTGGGCCTGACCATTCACGAATCGGTAGGGCACCCTTTGGAGCTGGACCGCGTGCTGGGCTACGAGGCCAACTATGCCGGCACCTCCTTTGCCGACCTCCAGTGGAAAGCCAAGAACATTCCGTACGGCTCGAAGGCCGTAAACATTGTGGCCGATAAGCTGCAACCGGGCTCGTTGGGTGCCGTGGGCTACGACGACGAAGGCGTGAAAACTAAGCGCTGGGACCTGATCAAAGAAGGCAAGCTGGTAGATTACCAGAAAATCCGCGACCAGGCGCACATAGTGGGCCAGAACGAGTCGGATGGGTGCTGCTACGCGCAGTCGTGGCAGGATGTGCAGTTCCAACGCATGCCCAACGTGAGTTTGAAACCCGGCAAGGCCAAGCTGAGCGTAGACGACATGGTGAAGGGTATCGACAAGGGCATTTACATTGCCGGCAACGGTTCGTTCTCCATCGACCAGCAGCGCTACAACTTTCAGTTCGGCGGCATTGTGTTCTACGCCATCGAGAAAGGTAAAATCACAGGCATGCTGGAAGACGTGGCCTACCAGGCCAACACCCAGGAGTTCTGGAATAGCTGCGCCGCCAGCTGCGACGAGTCGGACTACCGCCTCGTGGGCTTCTTCAACGATGGCAAAGGCCAGCCCTCGCAAAGCTCGGCTGTGAGCCACGGCTCGGCCACTACCCGCTTCAACGGCGTGAACGTGATTAACACCGCCCGCAAAATTGGGTAG
- a CDS encoding TldD/PmbA family protein, which translates to MRRRDFVGLTGLATGALFLPSLPGFGGTPVEVERLLEGVDIAVKKRLADAALNAAKSAGASYADARVGRYLNQYVFTREKQVQNIVNTESYGVGVRVLVNGAWGFAATNNVTEAAVAQAAREAVAIAKANAKIQKTPVQLAPQRGYGEVSWKTPIEQNAFEVPVKQKADFLLAVNAKAMDNGASYVNSNLFQVNEQKYFASTDGSYIDQDVHRIWPTFDVTVIDRASGKFRSRDSLGTSMGMGYEYLTPRAQDKVAGPAGSGVIGYKQRYDMLEDAALAAKQAKAKLTAKSVVPGKYDLVLDPDHLGLTIHESVGHPLELDRVLGYEANYAGTSFATLDKLKSGNFKYGSSAVNIVADKLQPGSLGAVGYDDEGVKTGEWDLIKGGVLVNYEKIRDQAGVVGQDHSDGCCYADSWNNVQFQRMPNVSLRPSAKKMSVDEMIKGVDKGIYIVGAGSYSIDQQRYNFQFGGKLFYAIEKGKITGQIEDVAYQSNTQEFWNSCAATCDQSDYRFLGTFFDGKGQPPQVSAVSHGSATTRFNGVNVINTARKI; encoded by the coding sequence ATGCGTCGTCGTGATTTTGTGGGGCTGACTGGTCTGGCGACCGGGGCCTTGTTCCTACCCTCGCTGCCTGGCTTCGGCGGCACACCCGTAGAGGTAGAGCGTCTGTTGGAAGGCGTAGACATAGCAGTGAAAAAACGTCTGGCCGACGCCGCGCTGAACGCGGCCAAATCGGCGGGGGCCAGCTACGCCGATGCACGGGTAGGGCGCTACCTGAATCAGTACGTGTTCACCCGCGAGAAGCAGGTGCAGAACATCGTGAACACCGAAAGCTATGGGGTAGGCGTGCGCGTGCTGGTGAACGGCGCCTGGGGCTTTGCGGCCACTAATAACGTGACAGAGGCCGCCGTAGCCCAAGCTGCCCGCGAAGCCGTAGCCATTGCCAAGGCCAACGCCAAAATTCAGAAAACGCCCGTGCAGCTGGCCCCGCAGCGTGGCTATGGCGAAGTGAGCTGGAAAACGCCCATAGAGCAAAACGCTTTCGAGGTACCGGTGAAGCAAAAGGCTGATTTCCTGCTGGCAGTAAATGCCAAGGCCATGGACAACGGCGCGAGCTACGTCAACTCGAACCTATTTCAGGTGAACGAGCAGAAGTACTTTGCCAGCACCGACGGTTCCTACATCGACCAGGACGTGCACCGCATCTGGCCTACCTTCGACGTGACGGTGATTGACCGCGCCTCGGGCAAGTTCCGCTCGCGCGACTCGCTAGGCACGTCTATGGGCATGGGCTACGAGTACCTCACACCTCGCGCCCAAGACAAGGTAGCCGGCCCAGCTGGCTCTGGCGTGATTGGCTACAAGCAGCGCTACGATATGCTGGAAGATGCCGCCTTGGCTGCCAAGCAGGCCAAGGCCAAGCTTACGGCTAAGAGCGTCGTACCAGGCAAGTACGACCTCGTGCTGGACCCGGACCATCTGGGCCTGACGATTCACGAGTCAGTAGGGCACCCCTTGGAGCTGGACCGCGTGCTGGGCTACGAGGCCAACTATGCCGGCACCTCTTTCGCTACTCTCGACAAGCTGAAATCGGGCAACTTCAAGTACGGCTCATCGGCGGTGAACATTGTAGCCGACAAGCTGCAACCCGGCTCACTGGGTGCTGTGGGCTACGACGATGAAGGCGTGAAAACCGGTGAGTGGGACCTGATAAAGGGCGGCGTGCTGGTGAACTACGAGAAAATCCGCGACCAGGCGGGGGTAGTCGGCCAAGACCACTCCGACGGCTGCTGCTACGCCGACTCCTGGAACAACGTGCAGTTCCAACGGATGCCTAACGTGAGTCTGCGCCCCAGCGCCAAGAAGATGAGCGTGGATGAGATGATTAAAGGCGTCGACAAAGGCATTTACATTGTGGGCGCCGGCTCCTACTCTATCGACCAGCAACGCTACAACTTTCAGTTTGGCGGCAAGTTGTTTTATGCCATTGAGAAGGGCAAAATCACGGGGCAGATTGAGGACGTGGCCTACCAGTCGAACACGCAGGAGTTCTGGAACAGCTGCGCCGCCACCTGCGACCAGTCGGACTACCGTTTCCTGGGCACCTTCTTCGACGGGAAAGGCCAACCGCCGCAGGTATCGGCTGTGAGCCACGGTTCCGCTACTACGCGGTTCAATGGCGTGAATGTGATTAATACGGCGCGGAAGATTTAA
- a CDS encoding TldD/PmbA family protein → MAILSQEQAQAILQKVLSFSTADECQATLSGRSAGNIRYARNAVSTAGKSDNVSLAVESRFGKRSGVATCNQFDDATLKRCVQRAEETAKLAPDDPEYMPLLGPQQYLTPNAFAASTAADTADARAQAAGDSIALCEARKLTAAGFLENSSSFRALRNSKGLQAYQPDTYVDFSVTVRTADGLGSGYAVADFTDVKQFDAKVLTERAASKAAGSVGARAIEPGKYTVILEPAALVSDEGLLNNLMYSLDARSADEGRSFLSKKGGGTKKGEKLFDERVTIYTDPTNPAAPSGVFDGEGLPVKRINWINKGKVDNLYYSRYWAQKNNVAPTPFPGNFIMEGGTQSLEEMIKSTQKGILVTRLWYIRGVDPQTLLFTGLTRDGTFYIENGQVKFPVKNLRFNESPVIMLNNLETIGKQQRLGGNLVPPLKIRDFTFTSLSDAV, encoded by the coding sequence ATGGCAATCCTCTCCCAAGAACAAGCCCAGGCTATTCTGCAAAAAGTCCTCAGCTTCAGCACCGCCGATGAGTGCCAGGCCACGCTATCGGGTCGCTCGGCGGGCAACATCCGCTACGCCCGCAATGCTGTGAGTACGGCGGGTAAGTCCGATAACGTGTCGCTGGCCGTGGAGTCGCGGTTTGGCAAGCGTTCTGGCGTGGCTACCTGCAATCAGTTTGACGACGCTACCCTGAAACGCTGCGTGCAGCGGGCCGAGGAAACCGCCAAACTGGCCCCCGATGACCCCGAGTACATGCCCCTGCTCGGCCCGCAACAGTACCTCACGCCCAACGCCTTTGCCGCCAGCACCGCCGCCGATACGGCAGATGCCCGCGCGCAAGCCGCCGGCGACAGCATCGCGCTGTGCGAAGCGCGCAAGCTCACGGCCGCTGGCTTCCTGGAAAACAGCAGCAGCTTCCGGGCCCTGCGCAACAGCAAGGGCCTGCAAGCCTACCAACCCGATACCTACGTCGACTTTTCGGTGACGGTGCGCACAGCCGATGGCCTAGGCTCGGGCTATGCCGTAGCCGATTTTACGGACGTGAAGCAGTTCGACGCGAAGGTGCTGACGGAACGCGCGGCCAGTAAAGCGGCTGGCTCGGTAGGCGCCCGCGCCATCGAACCGGGTAAGTACACCGTGATTCTAGAGCCCGCCGCGCTGGTGTCGGACGAAGGTCTGCTCAACAACCTGATGTACTCGCTCGACGCCCGCTCGGCCGACGAAGGCCGCTCGTTCTTGAGCAAGAAAGGAGGCGGCACCAAGAAAGGCGAAAAGCTCTTCGATGAGCGCGTCACCATCTACACCGACCCCACCAACCCCGCCGCGCCCAGCGGCGTGTTCGACGGCGAAGGCCTCCCCGTGAAGCGCATCAACTGGATCAACAAGGGCAAGGTCGACAACCTATACTACTCGCGCTACTGGGCCCAGAAAAACAACGTGGCCCCTACCCCCTTTCCCGGCAACTTCATCATGGAGGGTGGCACGCAGAGCCTAGAGGAAATGATCAAAAGCACGCAGAAAGGCATCCTAGTAACGCGCCTGTGGTATATCCGCGGCGTAGACCCGCAGACGCTTCTCTTCACCGGCCTGACGCGCGACGGTACGTTCTACATCGAAAACGGCCAAGTGAAGTTTCCGGTGAAAAACCTGCGCTTCAACGAGTCGCCGGTGATTATGCTGAACAACTTGGAAACCATTGGTAAGCAGCAGCGCCTGGGCGGCAACCTCGTACCGCCGCTCAAGATTCGCGACTTCACCTTCACGAGCCTGTCGGACGCGGTGTAA